The following is a genomic window from Acidimicrobiia bacterium.
CTACGGCGGCGGCTACGCCGAGCGGATGCTCGTCACTGCGGGGATGTGCCTCAAGGTCCCCACGGGCCTCGACGCGCGGCACGCCGCGCTCACCGAGCCGATGGCGGTCGGCCTGCACGCGGTGAACAAGTCGCGCGTGAAGCAGGGCGAGAGCGCGCTCGTGCTCGGGTGCGGCCCGATCGGCCTCGCCGTGATCGCGTCACTGCGCGCGAAGGGCATCGAGCCGATCGTGGCGGCCGACTACTCGCCACGCCGGCGCGCGCTCGCGGCACAGTTGGGCGCGCACGAGATCGTCGACCCGGCGACCGAACCGGCGATCGACGCGTGGCGGCGGGTCGACGGCGGCCGCCACCCGCTCGTCGTCTTCGAGGCGGTCGGCGTCCCCGGGATGCTCGAAGCGGCCATGCGCGACGCGCCGCCGCAGTCACGCGTGCTCGTCGTCGGTGTGTGCATGGAGCACGACCGCATCCACCCGATGGTCGGCGTCGTGAAGGAGCTCGAGCTGCTGTTCGCGTTCGGCTACGACCCGCTCGAGTTCCAGGGCACGCTCGAGACGATCGCCGAGGGCAGGCTCGACGTCGACCCGTTGATCACGGGGACGGTGGGCGTCGAGGGCGTGCCCGCCGCGTTCGACGCGCTCGCGGATCCCGAGGACCAGGTGAAGATCCTCGTCGAGCCGGGTGGCCCGTCGACGCCGGAGCCTGTCAGCCACGGGTGAACCACGCGCCGTCGCCCGCCTGCTACAAACGGCGGGCGAATCATGGCCGACACGATCGAGAACCCGATCCTCAACTCCGCGTTCGCGGAGCCGCGTCGCCACTTCCGGTTCGCTGACGACGGGATCACGAACGAGATTGTCGACGAGCGACGTCCGAGCTCGTACTTCGTGCCCATCCCGGCCGCGAAGAGGCGGGGCGGCCAGCAGGCCTTCGAGACGGAGTGGACCAAGGACCGGATCGAGGAGAACGCGTTCATCAACCGCGTGCGCGGGCGCATCGCGCTCTGGCGACAGGGTGGCTACCAACACGTCACGACCACGACGCGACGATTGCTCGACCACTGGGCGGACGCGTCACGCGATCGGCCGCTGTTCTTCTGCCAGGTCGAAGCACTCGAAACGGCGATCTACCTCACCGAGGCCGCCAACCGCATCGGCGACCAGTGGATCGCGAACGAGCTGCGCCGCTTCGCGGATGACGCCAACCCCGGCCTCTTCCGCGTGGCCCACAAGATGGCGACCGGAACCGGCAAGACCGTCGTCATGGCAATGCTCATCGCGTGGCACACGCTGAACAAGGCCGCGAACCCCCAAGACGCTCGCTTCACGGACGCGTTCCTCGTCGTCGCACCAGGGATCACCATTCGTGATCGGCTGCGCGTCCTGCTCCCCAGCGATCCGAACAACTACTACCGCGAACGCGAGCTCGTCCCGCCCGATCTCGTGGACGGCCTCGGGCGCGCGCAAGTCGTGGTCACGAACTTCCACGCGTTCCAACCCCGTGAGACGACGGATGCGAAGGCGTCGAAGCTGACGAAGGAGGTTCTCGCCCCGGACGGTGCGAGCCCGTTCGTCGAATCGCCCGCGCAGATGGTCCGTCGCGTGTGTCGGGAGCTCGGGAACAAGCGCGGCATCGTCGTGCTCAACGACGAAGCGCACCATTGCTATCGCCGACGAGCGACGAAGACCGCGGACGAGAAGCTGACGGCGGAAGAACGTCGCGAGGCGGACAAGCGCGAGAAGGCCGCTCGTGTGTGGATCGCCGGTATCGAGGCGGTCACAGCGAAGATGGGTGTGAAGACCGTCTACGACCTGTCCGCGACGCCGTTCTTTCTGCGCGGGTCCGGCTACTCGGAAGGGACGTTGTTCCCGTGGGTCGTGTCGGACTTCTCGCTAATCGACGCGATCGAGAGCGGCGTCGTCAAGGTGCCGCGTGTGCCGGTCAGCGACGATGCGATGACCGGAACCGGCGTCACGTTCCGTGATCTGTGGCCGCGCATTCGCGACGAGCTGCCGAAGAAGAGCCGCAAGGACGCCGCGGTCGGCGGCGGTCTCGAACCGAGACTGCCCGGGGAGCTCGAGACGGCGCTGCGGACGCTCTACGGCAACTACGCGAAGGCATTCCGGCGGTGGGAGGCGAGCGAGGCCCGGAAGCTCGGCGGCGCGACACCGCCCGTGTTCATCGTGGTGTGCAACAACACTGCGGTCTCGAAGCTGGTGTTCGACTGGCTGGCGGGCTGGGAGAAGACCCTTCCGGACGGCTCGACCGTCCTCGTCCCGAACCCCGACACCCCGCTGTTCAGCAACATCGACGGTGACCGCTGGCGCAACCGGCCGAACACGATCCTCGTCGACTCCGAGCAGCTCGAGTCGGGCGACGTCATGAACGCCGAGTTCAA
Proteins encoded in this region:
- a CDS encoding zinc-binding dehydrogenase, whose protein sequence is MLAAVARDRILRVEDVPEPQPGSGDALVAVRACGICGSDLHALQHASKMRDMFEATGQPSPFDPSRDYVMGHEYAVEIVELGPDTDGVPSKPGDLVVSMPIALGPTGVEPIGYSNRYGGGYAERMLVTAGMCLKVPTGLDARHAALTEPMAVGLHAVNKSRVKQGESALVLGCGPIGLAVIASLRAKGIEPIVAADYSPRRRALAAQLGAHEIVDPATEPAIDAWRRVDGGRHPLVVFEAVGVPGMLEAAMRDAPPQSRVLVVGVCMEHDRIHPMVGVVKELELLFAFGYDPLEFQGTLETIAEGRLDVDPLITGTVGVEGVPAAFDALADPEDQVKILVEPGGPSTPEPVSHG
- a CDS encoding DEAD/DEAH box helicase family protein; this encodes MADTIENPILNSAFAEPRRHFRFADDGITNEIVDERRPSSYFVPIPAAKRRGGQQAFETEWTKDRIEENAFINRVRGRIALWRQGGYQHVTTTTRRLLDHWADASRDRPLFFCQVEALETAIYLTEAANRIGDQWIANELRRFADDANPGLFRVAHKMATGTGKTVVMAMLIAWHTLNKAANPQDARFTDAFLVVAPGITIRDRLRVLLPSDPNNYYRERELVPPDLVDGLGRAQVVVTNFHAFQPRETTDAKASKLTKEVLAPDGASPFVESPAQMVRRVCRELGNKRGIVVLNDEAHHCYRRRATKTADEKLTAEERREADKREKAARVWIAGIEAVTAKMGVKTVYDLSATPFFLRGSGYSEGTLFPWVVSDFSLIDAIESGVVKVPRVPVSDDAMTGTGVTFRDLWPRIRDELPKKSRKDAAVGGGLEPRLPGELETALRTLYGNYAKAFRRWEASEARKLGGATPPVFIVVCNNTAVSKLVFDWLAGWEKTLPDGSTVLVPNPDTPLFSNIDGDRWRNRPNTILVDSEQLESGDVMNAEFKRAASAEIDEWKREYEARFPGRSAEDLTDEDLLREVMNTVGKPGRLGEQVRCVVSVSMLTEGWDANTVTHILGVRAFGTQLLCEQVVGRGLRRRSYVADADGMFDPEYAEVYGVPFSFIPAAGSSTDPRPGKIPTRVRALPDRAPRCEITFPRVVGYRYELSGTRLSARFDESSHLVLSTRDMPTRTDVAPIVGEIEQHTLDDLARLREQEVAFRLAKRLVERYFRDETGNEEPWLFPQALRITKRWMSDCVTLHDHCFVPMLLIREKADDAVDRMYKAIARADDTGKRLQPMLRPHDPVGTTAVVDFDTTRDVWETDPDRCHVSHVVLDSGWEAKMAETLEDMDEVFAYVKNHGLGFVVPYAIDGEQRGYLPDFIVRIDDGRGPDDPLHLVVEVSGAQRRDKEAKVATMRDHWVPAVNAHGAFGRWDFVEIVDPWNAQATTRGILDARERV